A genome region from Geobacter pickeringii includes the following:
- a CDS encoding ATP-binding protein — translation MKSPSGGSLSARTDASRSSSPKAEPMHSVSSPFKELFIPALLLGALGFAVNWLNPPLFFGVNALFGSLFVMIALLRYGTGAGIMAGFIAGSYTWIFWGHPWGLMVFLGEAWFVGRMLRRSRNVILLDTLYWLCIGIPFVLSYRFLLLHSDLSLSLLLALKVGVNDICNTVTAALLLHLLSIVPFSRRGPEQLPSFHHLLVTFMVATILIPGCSYIIFEIRRDMAQEEEQVRTRFQSTTSLTRQLMENWLSDKIHDVKTLTTMVGDPQTVPPARIQGLAELMKRASPHFVRMSVQNSKAVSVAFVPSRDDQGHSNVGRDYSHMPYHRIVRDTLKPAVSDIDYGTISKGPRLALFAPIVIDGVFRGYCTGVVEITSLAEQLRIVSRSNAVAITLLDRKRQVVASTDPALRMMTHLDPTAGHELRWLRGKVYQLVPRRGAANDLESWQQASFGMDSPLNADVPWSIVLSAPMQPYLKEVQDNASRSFALLLVLTLFSIVSAQVASTAFVRPIVRLEQLSAALPAGLIRQQEAPWPQSGIREVAGLIDNFRQMAASLQNNFSELQTLNESLERRVEERTEDIRRLNEELEARVSERTAQLQEALQHMESFSYSISHDLRAPLRALNGYAHILVEDFGPVLPPEAQAYLDKISGNGTRMAALIDDLLSFSRLSRHPLLKEAVDTASLVHGVLEETESDRKERTVQITVGELPPCVADPSLLRQIFVNLLSNALKYTRRRENARIEVGSLRQGKTVIYFVRDNGDGFDMAYAGKLFGVFQRLHRDEDFEGTGVGLAIVHNIVTRHGGTIRAEAAPGEGATFFFTVAEG, via the coding sequence GTGAAGAGCCCCTCCGGGGGCAGCCTTTCCGCCCGCACCGACGCTTCCCGCTCTTCATCGCCAAAGGCAGAGCCCATGCACAGCGTCTCCTCCCCTTTCAAGGAGCTCTTCATTCCCGCCCTCCTGCTCGGAGCCCTCGGGTTTGCCGTCAACTGGCTGAATCCACCCCTCTTTTTCGGTGTCAACGCCCTGTTCGGTTCGCTCTTCGTCATGATCGCCCTCCTTCGGTACGGAACAGGGGCCGGCATCATGGCCGGCTTCATCGCAGGGAGCTACACCTGGATCTTCTGGGGCCATCCCTGGGGGCTGATGGTCTTTCTGGGCGAGGCATGGTTCGTGGGACGCATGCTGCGGCGCTCGCGGAACGTCATACTTCTCGACACCCTCTACTGGCTCTGCATCGGCATCCCCTTCGTGCTGTCCTACCGGTTCCTGCTGCTCCACTCCGATCTTTCCCTGTCGCTACTCCTGGCGTTGAAGGTTGGCGTGAACGACATCTGCAATACCGTGACAGCCGCCCTTCTGCTCCATCTCCTCAGCATCGTCCCCTTCTCGCGACGCGGGCCGGAACAGCTCCCGAGCTTCCATCACCTCCTGGTGACGTTCATGGTTGCCACCATCCTCATCCCTGGTTGCAGCTATATCATTTTTGAAATCCGTCGCGACATGGCTCAGGAGGAAGAGCAGGTCCGTACCCGGTTTCAGTCCACCACCAGCCTGACCCGGCAGTTGATGGAAAACTGGCTCAGCGACAAGATCCATGACGTCAAGACGTTGACCACCATGGTCGGTGACCCGCAGACCGTTCCCCCTGCCCGAATCCAGGGGCTCGCCGAACTGATGAAGCGTGCCTCTCCCCACTTCGTCAGGATGTCGGTCCAAAACAGCAAGGCCGTTTCCGTTGCCTTCGTCCCGTCGCGGGATGACCAGGGGCATTCCAATGTCGGCAGGGACTATTCACATATGCCGTATCACCGCATCGTCAGAGACACCCTCAAGCCCGCTGTCTCCGACATCGATTACGGGACCATCTCCAAGGGGCCCCGCCTTGCCCTCTTTGCCCCCATCGTCATCGACGGCGTATTCCGCGGCTACTGCACCGGCGTCGTCGAAATAACCAGCCTCGCGGAGCAGCTGCGGATCGTCTCCCGGAGCAATGCCGTGGCCATCACGCTCCTGGACCGGAAGCGGCAGGTCGTTGCCAGCACCGACCCCGCCCTCAGGATGATGACGCACCTGGACCCCACCGCGGGGCACGAACTCCGCTGGCTGCGAGGAAAAGTCTACCAGCTCGTTCCGCGCAGAGGGGCGGCCAACGACCTTGAAAGCTGGCAGCAGGCATCCTTCGGCATGGACTCGCCGCTCAATGCCGACGTGCCATGGTCCATCGTCCTCAGTGCGCCGATGCAGCCGTATCTGAAAGAGGTTCAGGACAACGCCAGCAGAAGCTTTGCCCTCCTCCTCGTCCTCACTCTCTTTTCCATTGTCAGCGCCCAGGTCGCCAGCACCGCATTCGTCCGCCCCATCGTGCGACTCGAGCAGCTTTCCGCTGCCCTCCCCGCCGGACTGATCCGGCAGCAGGAGGCACCGTGGCCCCAAAGCGGCATTCGCGAGGTCGCCGGACTGATCGACAATTTCCGGCAGATGGCGGCCTCTCTTCAGAACAATTTCTCGGAGCTGCAGACCCTCAACGAATCGCTGGAGCGGCGGGTTGAGGAGCGGACCGAGGATATCCGCCGCCTCAATGAAGAGCTGGAAGCGCGGGTGTCCGAGCGGACGGCCCAGCTGCAGGAGGCACTGCAACATATGGAGTCCTTCTCCTACTCCATCTCCCATGACCTGCGGGCCCCACTGCGGGCCCTGAACGGCTACGCCCACATCCTCGTGGAGGATTTCGGGCCGGTGCTCCCCCCCGAGGCCCAGGCATACCTCGACAAGATATCCGGAAACGGCACGCGAATGGCTGCCCTGATCGATGACCTTCTGTCCTTCTCGCGCCTCAGCCGTCACCCCTTGCTCAAGGAAGCCGTGGACACCGCTTCCCTGGTACACGGCGTCCTGGAGGAAACGGAGAGCGACCGGAAGGAGCGCACGGTCCAGATCACCGTCGGCGAGCTTCCCCCCTGTGTGGCCGACCCCTCCCTGCTCCGCCAGATCTTCGTGAACCTTCTCTCCAACGCTCTCAAATACACCCGCCGCCGGGAGAATGCCCGGATCGAGGTGGGAAGCCTCCGGCAGGGGAAAACGGTGATCTACTTCGTGCGGGATAATGGGGATGGTTTCGACATGGCCTACGCAGGCAAGCTCTTCGGGGTCTTCCAGCGGCTCCACCGGGACGAGGATTTCGAAGGGACCGGCGTCGGTCTCGCCATCGTCCACAACATCGTCACCCGCCACGGAGGAACGATCCGGGCCGAAGCCGCACCGGGAGAGGGAGCAACCTTTTTCTTTACGGTAGCCGAAGGATGA